GTGGTATATgactaattaataaaataactttagcCAAAATCAAACTTTGTTCgtcaaaacatttttatcgACGAGTAATAATGTTAAACCatagtttaaaacaaaaaaattgttcaatcaAACTTGATATTCTCATTAATTTACCTGATTTACAGCTACTTTAACTCCATGATCGTTATTTACCAATTCTGTCAAGTGTCTGACGTTGTAATTAGATACGCCAATATTTCTTGTCAAACCATTTTTAACACCCTTAACTAATTGTTGCCAGATTTCGTCTCGTGATTGGGAGAAATTTCTCGAGTTGTTTCCACTATCACTAGGTATTCCAGgaaaatgaatcaaataaaGATCCAAATAATCGCAGGCGATTGTTTTTACCGATTTTTCCAACGCGCTATAAGCGTGTTTCCCAAAATCTTCCTCAGTCGGCGctgaaattgattaataattttataattccaaCATATTTTCGTAAAGAAAGTTTCCCAACGAAAACGTACCCGAAGGTGTAactattatatcaaataattgtaaaatatcATGGTTTAAAAAAGGTTTTGATTCCTTACAGgttattttatcttatttcgAGGTTATAAACATGTGGAATGTCACTAATCCATTTCTTCATTCAGTTTCTGCAATAACTGAATTATACGCGGATAAATTTATTGTAACTGATACAACTTTGTCAGTTGTCGTTGATTGAATAAGTCTGAgtcattattttctaaaaaaaatcatctattttgCTTGAATACTGAGTACTTACATCTTACTTTGGGGCCACACTAACGAGAATTGCCATTAATACCACGACTTAATGCGATAATTTAACAAAGGCGTTAACATTGCCGTTTGGCGTTAGGCGATAGCTCAAGTGGCGGTGCATCAAAGAGATTAACGCGAGCGTCAAACGCCATTGAATTGGTGCAAAACAAACGGTTTggtacatttttgtttttgtgtgaTTAATCCAGTTTTTACCaagaaattattgttaaaaactaTGCTGTGCATGATCGTGGGGTGCGTAGTTTATGGCTATAAAAGCAATAACGGCAGAAAAAAAGCTTGAAATTACATTTCACTGGTTATATGTAatcgtttcaaatttttttcgtaaattgatattgaaaaatcttccaaaacgtttttgttgGATTAATAATCTCAAGATTGCTGTGCCATCTAGCAATGACACGATTTGCTACAAACATTTTGAACAAAAGTACCATTAAATATAaccacagaacataccctaagATTAGGTATGTTTTGTGAATCTACATGGTGGACTAGCCTATTGAGTAGCCGGCCACTCATTCGTCTTCTCAATCGTTTTCCGCTCAAATGCTACTCTCATAAATGTCGATGGATAGTCGGACGCTACCACTAAATTTTGGCAATTAAGAAGGGGTTGATTTGATCAAGGTGTGTGTAAAAATTAAGTGTGTACATGTGTGTAAATACCCAGTTTTGCGGTTTTTAATTCTGTAAAACCATTTTCCTTTCATGAGTGTAGTGTAtctttaattttgaatgaatagagatgtaaaaacaaaattatttataattaattggtTTCTAGGACACTATACTTTGAGCGTCAGccctaaaatattaaatatctttcACCCAGATTCCCCAACAACCATTTATCACCTCCACCCATTTCAAATTTAGTTACAATTGAAGTCACTACAAATAATGTCATAATTTGTAAaatctattttgttatttttatcataatgatgattttttttaaatactgctATAGTTTATTCGTAAAAAGCGTCACAATCATTAGAGCtccttatttattattattttttggcttttttgatttagaaatattttctttataagatCTGTCCTTTATGTACTAAATTTCTAAGAACAGATAGGTTACAAGTCGTCTTGTATGtgagttttttttgttggttatATTAACTGCTGatgttttttctaattaatcatCTAAACTAATTGctataaaaaagattattcCTCAAAACACCTTACATAATAACTTACCTAATTtcgatgttataaaaatatctttacgtgttaaattatatttaggcAAAAGTTCTTTAAAAGCCTTTCCGAGATCTTCTTCATTTTTGTAAAACGCTGCGGTATCTAAAATGCCAAAAGGTCTGCtttcatatcatattttttttaattagaataaaGATTAATTGTGACAACAAAATCATATAGCGAACTTTACTCATAGGATCTCCGGTActgttaattttattcatacaGTGACCGATACACAGCCGCACGCCAACTATAAAAGATAGTGGGTTGCTCCATCTACTGTTGGATAACCGTTAAACTATTATCCTAGATGCTTCTAAAAGAAGATATTTGTAACTAGGCAGATGGTTCTACAATATTCTGGATTGATTGCAGAATTGTACAAAAGGCGAGAGCTCACAGTAGAGCCGTTAttggaatataaaatatatacgaCGAAGATATCAGCGATACTGGTGGTGTGACATTAAACAGTTTTATTCACGAACTTTTAGCCACGAAACGTTACAGTACTAATTCAATTTAAAGTGGTTTTCCTATCTTACAGTTGATAAAAATGTTGTCGTAACCTTCATCTGAGTAATTTCGAAACTATTCTCATTGAAACTGATAATAGCAGAATAGCGAATTGTTCCCATATTATGGatgcaaaattatataaagattCAAATCTTTCTTGAAAACACACTTTAACCTTTCTCAACTTGTCTTGTTTTTGCGAATAGAATTATCATACTTATTTATTCTAAATGAgatcataattttaatttaaatttgaaattatactaCAAACAACTGAACGGTATACGGAGTagatttatctcgaaataaatatatacataaatatatggGAATCGAAACACCAACTGAGTCAAGAGCGTGATTATTGTGGGACTGTGGCAATCAAACATCCAAGtgtactaattttaatatatgtttCGAGCTTCCCAATACTTTTGTATTCATCATCGAAGAATTAATTAATAGAAAGAGAAATGACTCAAAAGTATCATATTGAATGATGTGGGCTCTAGTAATAATCTTAAGTCGTTGGTACATGATTGGTGAACAATAGGTCAAATTATTAGAGAGACAAATTCACGGACTTTACGTTCTAACTCCTCTAAATACTTAATCTTATGTAGTTAGTGCGTTGTTGATTCGCAATTATTGTGCGTATAAAGATTATGCATtgtttacattaaaaatgtcaaactttataatggcaaatgtcagatttaacatattcacattcgtgttgccatatctcaaaactttagtagcagccctcgtatatgTAACTGAAAACTATTGAAtatgaaaactattttgaacaaaattaattgtTCTGTATTATTGGTGATTAACCTTTCCTAACTTTCAAATTTCgcactattaaaaatatccacAGTTCCCCATCTTCGTAAGGGATGTCAAATGAGTAGTTAAGCTTTAGACCATTAGATGTCGTCAACACggtcataataaataataagggCATGAAACCATCTAATTAAAGGTGATCTGTTGTATGTAGATGCAGctactatatatttttatatggatCAATTgatattcattaataaaaacTCATTAATCTAAGTATAGAAATTAATATCACAAATACTTACCAAAAAGTCTGTATCCAACTGCTAAAGCGTCATCTATTGCATTTCTAACATTATCTGTTCCTCTAATTCTGCTGGTTCCTACTAAAGATTAAAGGCCGATTCAAAAACTTGAGTTTCCcttgacgttcgtagcaaattctacactCTATTTATATAGTTGATCTAACAGCTGTTTATCTATTCTTTTTGACGTGTGTACTGCTTTtatttttcgtgatatttttatTGGGACAAATGtgattagtttttttcttttgctaCGAAACTTACTACGAACTACTGACGGGAAAAGATAACATTCGCTTTTATTGAAATTCACCTAAGACAGACCTATCAGCAAACATTGACATCAAACGTCAACTATGAAAGATCTTATGCATTTCAGACGTCAACGGTAACGGAAAACGGAAAGTTAAGCTTATGAATAGGGCATAAAAGTATGTTTCATCCAAATATTTAATACATGGTTACTAAATATAGCCAAAAAtacaatacataaataatataactCGTTTTACGATAGTCTAAACTCGAAAATGTGGCTAGTAAATATCTTATAGATATACGTACAGAACTTGGACGAATAAATTTGTCCATGGTACAGAATgatacattcgaactgaagcaaaagcccgcatttacaagaccgcaatcagacctatattatcctatgcagcagagacccgacctgagacctctaaaacgaaacggatattggagactacagaaatgaaaatagttcgaagaatagcgggaagaacactactggatagagaaaggagtgaaaacataagacgaacatgcggaatagataatatcaatgactgggtactggatagaaagataaaatggaatgagcacattgaccgcatgacggaagaacgaattgtgaaaatatcaagggacaaatcaccagcaggacaaagaagcattggaagacctaggaaaagatggagtgacaacctcccaggtgactgagcagaggcaatgacgtgaagaaaaacaagcaatgatgcctatacacagcaggaagaagaagtaCAGAATGACAGTCTTAAGCATGATAATTGAAACCAAAGGTCTCCAAATATTGGAGTAACTAGTTTGCAAGAGTAGTACTGAAGAATCCACAGTAGATCAAGAATTACTACGGGTGATGATACtaccaatattttttcttgaagtGAATCACCcggtataataaaaaaactcttgtttattgtttttgcGTAGTTGATATTTATAGATATTGATAATTGTTAGTAATAACTtgactacaataaaaaatattttattacctgGAATTTGCATATATGTAATGTTagtatcaaataaattgatttttcaaatgagCGCGTAACATTTCTCATGTTTAactttgtttatattaaaatattcaattcaattattgagaTTTCGTAATTGTATAGCTGAATGAAGGTCTAGAGtacattttctttaatttcattatttgcgTATTAGGGGTCTGTGTACATTCAAgattatatctatatatttattccAACCTACTAATCGGAATCGTCCTTGGAACAGTTATTGGAAACGTTTAAATGACATTTTTGTGCATTCTCCGGATACGTACGTTTCTTGTAACTGCACGTGCTATCATCCAAATATCGAAAATACCGTCCCAGAAACGGTTCACAAGGGACCAAACAGAATCGTTTATAATACAAACCTCAATGGTTTCAATCGacttaaaaatatcgatatatatCGATTTTCAACATAGAACACGAATACGGAATAAAGGTCTACTTGAGTGCGAGAAAAGCTGGAACAAGAATTTATGTGTTCCCAAGCGTCATTTCCAATGAATAGTGTACCAAAACTGCATATAAAAATAACGGAATGGAGcgatgtttcaataaaaaacagaTTTCAATGATAATCAAATTACtggttaaaaaattaatgtcactaTAATAAATGCTCGGGGTgctttctataaaaattttgaactaactTTTGTAACCAATAGATCTGAGCCTGATTCCCAAGGACTGTCCGAATACTGAAAAACTATTAACTGAATAGGACTTTTCTTTCCATTATCCCTATCTTTtcccattttttaaatattaaattttttttaacaatttatgcCAACATTATAAATCTCAGTGTATTACATTGTGGGGCGTTCtaatcatatatgtaatactcctataaggacagttggtatgggaaaaaacgtccctacgttacggtgtcgacaatattcattttctgtcttgttcgagacactttatctatactgcgcatgcttcgTGCGCGCAAATGATGCACAGAACTAATTGGAGCGGTCGGAGGAGGAAGAGAACGATACAGGACGTgcttcattatttgaaaaattgttaagaaCAATGGATCAGAAGGTGAAGATACCCAagaatcaaactaaaaagtgtGATATTAGACCTTTACGATTTCCAAACGTGACAAACTAAGACCTTTACGATTTCCAAACGTGACAAACTAATactatattgaaattattagacgctttacattaaaaaaaacttatatttatacgTTTAATATATAACTTTTCCATTTCCTAAAGGAGCAAAGATAGGAAATCCTCAAAAATGGTTTCATTTCATCgctttttacaaaaatattttaa
The window above is part of the Diorhabda sublineata isolate icDioSubl1.1 chromosome 3, icDioSubl1.1, whole genome shotgun sequence genome. Proteins encoded here:
- the LOC130441811 gene encoding glyoxal reductase-like — encoded protein: MIEKFVGLLSFILLIYPSNGLLTKDLKATLPNGDQMPMIGLGTSRIRGTDNVRNAIDDALAVGYRLFDTAAFYKNEEDLGKAFKELLPKYNLTRKDIFITSKLAPTEEDFGKHAYSALEKSVKTIACDYLDLYLIHFPGIPSDSGNNSRNFSQSRDEIWQQLVKGVKNGLTRNIGVSNYNVRHLTELVNNDHGVKVAVNQVEWHPYYHQDDVLQFCKNHGILLQAYSSLGGSGNADLFNDTTVKAVAEKLNKPPAKILLRWALQQNLAIIPKSVKKQNMEANLDLNFEIPDEDMKLLSNIPQTKKYRWDPDTII